A window of Hypnocyclicus thermotrophus contains these coding sequences:
- a CDS encoding TonB-dependent receptor has product MKKILLSSLLFLSSLSFSNTDFLNDSITLELKDSIITAEKFETPIRDTTKNVYIINKENIQNSGATNIVELLKTIPSIFIGSGYTNEGIIDFRGQGETSKSNVLILVDGISQNSIDMSGPDLSIIDINNIERIEVIPSSGVVYGDKAVGGVINIITSNNKNNIKLDVGSYGYSNSALNTSNTFGIFTINNNFSKTFKEGYREHSNYNKENFGTDIIININSNNKLTFTYDYNKSFYNYAGSLTKAQVENNRTDSISGKGSTFNRKNNYSLNYNYESNKLKLENKVSSYNKYSEGWSKINTAYFSNNLKIKYSFSNFNIINGIDFSEASSKTNSTNKIEKNQIGMFSLINYSILDNLIINGGYRNETTKLDYFTGKEKKYNQNLFSAGINYLYSDTGNVYLSFEQNYRTPTTDEYQYAIYNWATYEITGYGYKENLNPQKSTTTEIGHKEFFANTYINTTIFNTITTNEIFYNPSTFSNENIDGTTLRNGIEFSTKTNIKNIILSQSYTYLIAKINDGQYKNKLIPWVPKNRYNASINFKLNKLNFELDYNFVGKMYSISDWNNQYGKINSYSVVNFTSNYKFNNINTYFGIKNLTNTKYYDYVTYGSSYYPAEEKSYYIGINYEF; this is encoded by the coding sequence ATGAAAAAAATTTTGTTGAGTTCTTTACTTTTTTTATCATCTTTATCCTTTTCAAATACTGATTTTTTAAATGATTCCATTACATTAGAATTAAAAGATAGTATTATTACAGCAGAAAAATTTGAAACACCAATAAGAGATACTACTAAAAATGTGTATATTATTAACAAAGAAAATATACAAAATAGTGGGGCTACAAATATTGTTGAACTATTAAAAACTATACCAAGTATTTTTATTGGTAGTGGATATACTAATGAAGGTATTATTGACTTTAGAGGACAAGGAGAAACCTCTAAAAGTAATGTATTGATTTTAGTTGATGGAATATCTCAAAACAGCATTGATATGTCTGGACCAGATTTGAGTATTATTGATATAAACAATATTGAAAGAATAGAGGTTATTCCATCTAGTGGCGTTGTTTATGGTGATAAAGCTGTTGGTGGGGTTATTAATATAATAACCTCAAATAATAAAAATAATATAAAATTAGATGTAGGTTCTTATGGATATAGTAATTCTGCTTTAAATACTTCTAATACTTTCGGTATTTTTACTATAAATAATAATTTTTCAAAAACATTTAAAGAGGGATACAGAGAGCATAGTAATTATAACAAAGAAAATTTTGGCACTGATATAATTATAAATATTAATTCAAATAATAAATTAACTTTTACTTATGATTATAATAAATCTTTTTATAATTATGCTGGTTCATTAACAAAAGCTCAAGTTGAAAATAATAGAACAGATTCTATATCAGGAAAAGGTAGTACTTTTAATAGAAAAAATAATTATTCATTAAATTATAATTATGAAAGTAATAAATTAAAATTAGAAAATAAAGTTAGTAGCTATAATAAGTATAGTGAAGGTTGGTCTAAAATAAATACAGCCTACTTCAGTAATAATTTAAAGATAAAATATAGCTTTAGTAATTTTAATATTATAAATGGAATAGATTTTAGTGAAGCAAGTTCAAAAACAAATTCTACTAATAAAATAGAAAAAAATCAAATTGGAATGTTTTCTTTAATTAATTATTCTATTTTAGATAATTTAATAATTAATGGTGGATATAGAAATGAAACTACAAAATTAGATTATTTTACAGGTAAAGAAAAAAAATATAATCAAAATCTATTTTCAGCTGGTATAAATTATCTTTACTCTGATACTGGTAATGTTTATCTATCTTTTGAACAAAATTATAGAACTCCAACTACAGATGAGTATCAATATGCAATCTATAATTGGGCTACTTATGAAATAACTGGTTATGGATACAAAGAAAATTTAAATCCTCAAAAATCGACTACAACAGAAATTGGACATAAAGAATTTTTTGCCAATACATATATAAACACAACTATATTTAATACTATTACAACTAATGAAATTTTTTATAATCCTTCTACATTTAGTAACGAAAATATTGATGGTACTACTTTAAGAAATGGTATAGAATTTTCTACAAAAACTAATATAAAAAATATAATTTTATCTCAAAGTTATACATATTTAATTGCTAAAATAAATGATGGTCAATATAAAAATAAATTGATTCCATGGGTTCCAAAAAATAGATATAATGCTTCTATTAATTTTAAATTAAATAAATTAAACTTCGAATTAGATTATAATTTTGTAGGTAAAATGTACTCTATATCAGATTGGAATAATCAATATGGAAAAATTAATTCTTATTCTGTAGTTAACTTTACATCAAATTATAAATTTAATAATATTAATACTTATTTCGGTATTAAAAATCTAACAAATACTAAATATTATGATTATGTTACTTATGGTTCTAGTTATTATCCTGCAGAAGAAAAAAGTTATTACATTGGTATAAATTACGAATTTTAA
- the tpx gene encoding thiol peroxidase: MTERKNEVTFGGAVVTLLGNKINIGDKAPDFVALKNDLSELRLSELEGVKLISVVPSIDTGVCELQTTRFNQEAGNLKGVNVITISVDLPFALDRFCANKGIDKAVTLSDHRDLDFGTKYGFAIKEHRLLSRGIVLVDADNIVRYVEYVSEVTNHPDYDKALAATRELLK; encoded by the coding sequence ATGACAGAAAGAAAAAATGAAGTGACTTTTGGAGGAGCAGTAGTAACACTACTTGGAAATAAAATAAATATAGGGGATAAAGCACCTGATTTTGTAGCTTTAAAAAATGATTTAAGTGAGCTTAGATTATCTGAATTAGAAGGAGTAAAATTAATATCAGTAGTGCCATCAATAGATACAGGAGTTTGCGAACTTCAAACTACTAGATTTAATCAAGAAGCTGGAAATTTGAAAGGAGTAAATGTTATTACTATTTCAGTTGATTTACCTTTTGCACTTGACAGATTCTGTGCAAATAAAGGAATTGATAAAGCGGTAACATTATCAGATCATAGAGATTTAGATTTTGGTACAAAATATGGTTTTGCTATAAAAGAGCATAGATTATTATCAAGAGGTATAGTTTTAGTAGATGCTGATAATATAGTTAGATATGTAGAGTATGTATCTGAAGTAACAAATCATCCGGATTATGATAAAGCTTTAGCTGCAACAAGAGAACTTTTAAAATAA
- a CDS encoding AMP-binding protein: MKFIKKFDKTAIIFGDEKISYLKLLSNVKNYTEYLHIEEGEKVAIFSENRPEYVYAFLGIWQKKGICNPIDAANNYDELLYVLKDSEPKFIFVSNKTQNLVKKVIEENNLKIKIINYEEIELKSYKEEELEEIYLLEPEKVCLILYTSGTTGDPKGVMLTQDNIIAQIESLDKYKMYEKSDVFISLLPLHHILPLLGTAIMPLYFGATIVFLQELSSDKIKEALIKNKVTMFIGVPRLYEVFYRGIMAKIEASKISTFVFNLAKKINSEKIRKKLFKKIHDGFGGNIKFLISGGAKLDLEISKAFSTFGFKMVEGYGMTETAPIISFTKPNNIKNGKVGSPLDGVEVKISDEGEILVKGRNVMKGYYKKEKETREIFTEDGWLKTGDLGEIDEDNYIKITGRKKEMIVLSNGKNIDPVSVEQEILRFSKGLIEEIGVIDNNNHLNAIIYPNFNFIKEKEISNISETIKNSIIEKYNIKALPYKKILDFKITQTELPKTKLGKLRRFKLKELLHENETEKNIIEEPSYREYKVLKDFISTLSTKIIKPTSHLELDLALDSLDMVELKAFISTAYGVDISDKDFTEHMIVEEMAKYLKEKSNTNVIDTDINWKEILNKGKNIELPKTHILLLFFKYLTSPILKLYFRFTKKGIERLSKKTVIFVGNHQSFVDSFAILSALPNKILKNTYFLAKIKHFDNRVMKSIANRSNIVIVDINKNLKETLQESAEILKKGKNLVIFPEGTRTVDGNLGEFKKAFAILSKELGVDIQPFVIRGAYKSMPRGKKIPRPTKIELEFLEKISPKNLDIEVIVKETRTKIDKILKK, translated from the coding sequence ATGAAATTTATAAAAAAATTTGATAAAACTGCAATTATTTTTGGAGATGAAAAAATATCGTATTTAAAACTTTTATCAAATGTAAAAAATTATACAGAATATTTACACATTGAAGAGGGAGAAAAAGTAGCTATATTTTCTGAAAATAGGCCAGAATATGTATACGCATTTTTAGGCATATGGCAAAAAAAAGGAATATGTAATCCTATTGATGCAGCAAATAATTATGATGAATTATTATATGTATTAAAAGATTCAGAACCAAAATTTATTTTTGTATCAAATAAAACACAAAATTTAGTAAAAAAAGTTATTGAAGAAAATAATTTAAAGATAAAAATAATAAATTATGAAGAAATAGAATTAAAATCTTATAAAGAAGAGGAATTAGAAGAAATTTATTTATTAGAACCTGAAAAAGTTTGCTTGATTTTATATACTTCAGGAACTACAGGCGATCCTAAAGGTGTAATGTTAACTCAAGATAACATAATAGCGCAGATAGAATCATTAGATAAATATAAAATGTATGAAAAAAGTGATGTATTTATTTCACTACTTCCTCTTCATCATATTTTACCTTTATTAGGTACAGCTATAATGCCTTTATATTTTGGAGCAACAATAGTATTTTTACAAGAATTATCTTCGGATAAAATAAAAGAAGCATTAATTAAAAATAAAGTAACAATGTTTATCGGAGTACCTAGATTATATGAAGTTTTTTATAGAGGAATTATGGCAAAAATTGAAGCTAGTAAAATAAGTACTTTTGTATTTAATTTAGCTAAAAAAATAAATAGTGAAAAAATAAGAAAAAAATTATTCAAAAAAATTCACGATGGATTTGGAGGAAATATTAAATTTTTAATTTCAGGAGGAGCAAAATTAGATTTAGAGATTTCAAAAGCTTTTTCCACTTTTGGATTTAAAATGGTTGAAGGATATGGGATGACAGAAACAGCTCCAATAATTTCTTTTACTAAACCAAATAATATAAAAAATGGTAAAGTTGGAAGTCCTCTTGACGGGGTAGAAGTAAAAATATCAGATGAAGGTGAAATACTTGTAAAAGGTAGAAATGTAATGAAAGGTTATTATAAAAAAGAAAAAGAAACAAGAGAAATATTTACAGAAGATGGATGGCTTAAAACAGGAGATTTAGGAGAAATAGATGAAGACAATTATATTAAAATAACAGGTAGAAAAAAAGAAATGATAGTATTATCTAATGGTAAAAATATAGATCCAGTTTCTGTAGAACAAGAAATATTGAGATTTTCAAAAGGATTAATAGAAGAGATAGGAGTAATTGATAATAATAATCATTTAAATGCTATAATTTATCCTAACTTTAACTTTATAAAAGAAAAAGAGATAAGTAATATTTCTGAAACTATAAAAAATAGTATTATTGAAAAATATAATATAAAAGCATTACCATATAAGAAAATTTTAGATTTTAAAATAACACAAACAGAATTACCAAAAACAAAACTTGGGAAATTAAGAAGATTTAAATTAAAAGAGTTATTACATGAAAATGAAACAGAGAAAAATATAATAGAAGAACCAAGTTATAGAGAATACAAGGTGCTAAAAGATTTTATATCTACATTATCAACTAAAATTATAAAGCCAACTTCTCATTTAGAGCTTGATTTAGCACTTGATTCACTTGATATGGTAGAATTAAAGGCATTTATATCAACAGCTTATGGAGTTGATATATCAGATAAAGATTTTACAGAACATATGATAGTAGAAGAAATGGCTAAATATTTAAAAGAAAAATCAAATACAAATGTAATTGATACGGATATTAATTGGAAAGAGATTTTAAATAAGGGAAAAAACATAGAATTACCTAAAACTCATATTTTATTATTATTTTTTAAATATTTGACGTCGCCTATATTAAAATTATATTTTAGATTTACTAAAAAAGGAATAGAACGATTATCAAAAAAAACTGTTATATTTGTAGGAAATCATCAAAGTTTTGTAGATAGCTTTGCCATATTATCAGCACTTCCTAATAAAATATTAAAAAATACATATTTTTTAGCAAAAATAAAACATTTTGATAATAGAGTTATGAAAAGTATAGCAAATAGATCAAATATAGTAATAGTAGATATAAATAAAAATTTAAAAGAGACCCTTCAAGAGAGTGCAGAAATATTAAAAAAAGGGAAAAATTTAGTAATTTTTCCAGAAGGAACAAGAACGGTTGATGGAAATTTAGGCGAATTTAAAAAAGCATTTGCAATTTTAAGTAAAGAATTGGGAGTAGATATACAGCCGTTTGTAATAAGAGGTGCATATAAATCTATGCCTAGAGGTAAAAAAATTCCGAGACCAACAAAAATAGAATTGGAATTTTTAGAAAAAATTTCACCAAAAAATTTAGATATAGAAGTAATCGTAAAAGAAACTAGAACAAAAATAGATAAAATATTAAAAAAATAA
- a CDS encoding P-II family nitrogen regulator codes for MKKVEAIIRREKLKVVKEGLMEIGIDGMTVSEVKGFGKQRGYKEIFRGTEYTVEFLPKLKLELVILDEKLEEVIKVITERSKTGNIGDGKIFIYNVENVVRIRTGEEGEIAV; via the coding sequence ATGAAGAAAGTAGAAGCGATTATAAGAAGAGAAAAATTAAAAGTAGTAAAAGAAGGATTAATGGAAATAGGAATTGATGGGATGACTGTTAGCGAAGTAAAAGGATTTGGTAAACAAAGGGGATATAAAGAAATATTTAGGGGGACAGAATATACAGTAGAATTTTTACCTAAATTAAAACTTGAATTAGTTATATTAGATGAAAAACTTGAAGAAGTAATAAAAGTAATAACAGAAAGATCAAAAACAGGAAATATAGGAGACGGTAAAATATTTATTTATAATGTAGAAAATGTAGTACGAATAAGAACAGGAGAAGAAGGCGAAATTGCAGTATAA
- the hpt gene encoding hypoxanthine phosphoribosyltransferase has product MNYKIDVMISKENIKKKVKELANEITNTYKNTDELILIGLLRGSVVFLSDLAREIGIDDVKLDFMVVSSYGNSMESSRNVKIKKDIEENISDRNVLIVEDIIDTGFTLKKVYEILKLREPKSLKICTLLDKPERREVDVKVDFTGFKIPDEFVVGYGIDYAEKHRNLPYIGKVTKL; this is encoded by the coding sequence ATGAATTATAAAATTGATGTTATGATTTCAAAAGAAAATATCAAAAAAAAAGTAAAAGAATTAGCAAATGAAATAACTAATACATATAAGAATACTGATGAACTTATTCTTATTGGATTACTTAGAGGCTCTGTCGTTTTTTTATCTGATTTAGCTAGAGAAATAGGGATTGATGATGTAAAACTTGATTTCATGGTTGTTTCAAGCTATGGTAATTCAATGGAAAGTTCTAGAAATGTAAAAATAAAAAAAGATATTGAAGAAAATATATCTGATAGAAATGTATTAATTGTAGAAGATATAATAGATACTGGATTTACCCTTAAAAAGGTATATGAAATACTAAAACTTAGAGAACCAAAATCACTTAAAATATGTACTTTATTAGATAAACCAGAAAGAAGAGAGGTAGATGTAAAAGTTGATTTTACAGGATTTAAAATACCTGATGAATTTGTTGTAGGATATGGTATTGATTATGCAGAAAAACATAGAAATTTACCTTATATTGGAAAAGTAACTAAACTTTAA
- a CDS encoding adenylosuccinate synthase, which translates to MAGYVVVGTQWGDEGKGKIIDVLAHKADYVVRFQGGNNAGHTVVVNGEKFILHLLPSGMLHGNGKCIIGPGVVVDPKVLLKEIETLDEKGAKTDHLFISDRAHIIMPYHIKLDEVKENARGNKKIGTTKRGIGPCYADKISRCGIRAADLLDINIFKEKLKDNLNEKNELLTKIYNEKPLNFDEIFNEYTEYAKKLKDRIIDSVPDINQALKEDKFVLFEGAQAMMLDINFGTYPYVTSSSPTTGGVTTGVGIAPNKINKRIGVMKAYTTRVGEGPFVTELNNETGEKLRAIGGEYGATTGRPRRCGWLDLVVGKYAVDINGLTDVVLTKIDVLSGFEKIKIAIAYEIDGERYDYVPASIEKLQRAIPIYEELDGWKEDITSIKNYEELPENCKKYIKRIEEIIGCSISMVSVGPDRTQNIFIKEF; encoded by the coding sequence ATGGCAGGATATGTAGTAGTCGGAACTCAATGGGGAGATGAGGGAAAAGGGAAAATAATTGACGTATTAGCTCATAAAGCTGATTATGTTGTAAGATTTCAAGGTGGAAATAATGCAGGACATACTGTTGTTGTAAATGGAGAAAAATTTATTTTACATTTATTACCTTCTGGAATGTTACATGGAAATGGAAAATGTATAATAGGTCCAGGTGTTGTTGTTGATCCGAAAGTTTTATTAAAAGAAATTGAAACTTTAGATGAAAAAGGTGCTAAAACAGATCACTTATTTATTAGTGATAGAGCTCATATCATTATGCCTTATCATATTAAACTTGATGAAGTAAAAGAAAATGCTAGAGGAAATAAAAAAATTGGTACAACTAAAAGAGGGATTGGTCCTTGTTATGCTGATAAAATTTCTAGATGTGGTATAAGAGCTGCTGATTTATTAGATATTAATATATTCAAAGAAAAATTAAAAGATAATTTAAATGAAAAAAACGAATTATTAACTAAAATTTATAATGAAAAACCTTTAAATTTTGATGAAATTTTTAATGAATATACTGAATATGCTAAAAAATTAAAAGATAGAATAATAGATAGTGTCCCTGATATAAATCAAGCATTAAAAGAAGATAAATTTGTGTTATTTGAAGGGGCTCAAGCTATGATGCTTGATATTAATTTTGGTACTTACCCATATGTTACTTCTTCTTCTCCAACAACTGGAGGCGTAACTACTGGTGTAGGAATTGCACCAAATAAAATTAATAAAAGAATAGGAGTAATGAAAGCTTATACTACTAGAGTTGGTGAAGGTCCTTTTGTTACAGAATTAAATAATGAAACTGGTGAAAAATTAAGAGCTATCGGTGGCGAATACGGAGCAACTACCGGTAGACCTAGAAGATGTGGATGGTTAGATCTAGTCGTTGGTAAATATGCTGTAGATATTAACGGACTTACTGATGTAGTTCTTACAAAAATTGATGTTTTAAGTGGTTTTGAGAAAATTAAAATAGCTATAGCTTATGAAATCGACGGCGAAAGATACGACTATGTCCCTGCATCTATAGAAAAATTACAAAGAGCTATCCCTATATACGAAGAGTTAGATGGTTGGAAAGAAGATATAACTTCAATAAAAAATTATGAAGAATTACCTGAAAACTGTAAAAAATATATTAAAAGAATTGAAGAAATAATAGGATGTTCTATCTCGATGGTATCAGTTGGCCCTGATAGAACACAAAACATTTTCATTAAAGAATTTTAA
- a CDS encoding HutP family protein has translation MKNKSAEIAKIAIKMSLSTREEENKLNEKFEKYKIKTTAVDIGGKLPNIIPKIIENTLVASKRKHIIQDCHVHDGAVAGAIREAIAQVMTKTNGLSVGGKIGIARNEEHISVAVFFSIGLLHLNEVVTAVAHRSIPILKDEIWN, from the coding sequence ATGAAAAATAAAAGTGCAGAAATTGCAAAAATAGCTATAAAAATGTCATTATCTACTAGAGAAGAAGAAAACAAATTAAATGAAAAATTTGAAAAATATAAAATTAAAACTACTGCTGTTGATATTGGAGGAAAATTACCAAATATAATACCAAAAATAATTGAAAATACCTTAGTAGCATCCAAAAGAAAACATATAATTCAAGATTGCCACGTACATGATGGTGCTGTAGCTGGTGCTATTAGAGAAGCTATTGCACAAGTTATGACAAAAACTAATGGCTTAAGTGTTGGCGGTAAAATAGGGATTGCAAGAAATGAAGAACATATTAGTGTTGCTGTATTTTTTAGCATTGGTCTTTTACATTTAAATGAAGTTGTTACTGCCGTTGCCCATCGTTCTATACCGATTTTAAAAGATGAAATTTGGAATTAA
- a CDS encoding aminoacyl-histidine dipeptidase, which produces MELKDLLNEKIFYYFNEISKIPRGSKNEIEIANYLEDFAKKRNLEVYKDKFNNILIKKEATSGYENIPSIVIQGHTDMVCEKNQNTVHDFSKDPIKLQVDGNFIKASGTTLGADNGIAVAYALALLDSNNLKHPKLEIFLTSDEEQGMGGASNFNYSKLESKIMLNIDTEEEGEFYVSCAGGARGIFTIPLTYKSNNYSNIFHIKIRGLIGGHSGMDIIKERANANKLLGRILNELNSNFDLALVKIWGGSKDNAIPRESDAIIATNSDFNELNNVINNLNQMFNKEYLGIEENIKLTIEVLNENIKKIISKEISNKIINLLFLHFNGIESMSKNINNLVESSLNLGVIESHKDKILFKSAIRSSVLTRKTLIIQKLYSLAKILNISFKSNADYPAWEYKKDSKIREICIKEYKKFANTEPKIKAVHAGLECGIISEKINNIDIISFGPNIFGAHTPEEKLDIKSTRRIYNFLIQLLENSKNYF; this is translated from the coding sequence ATGGAATTAAAAGATTTGTTAAATGAAAAAATATTTTATTATTTTAATGAAATAAGCAAGATACCTAGAGGCTCAAAAAATGAAATAGAAATTGCAAATTACTTAGAAGATTTTGCTAAAAAAAGAAATCTAGAAGTTTATAAAGACAAATTTAATAATATATTAATAAAAAAAGAAGCTACTTCTGGATATGAAAATATTCCTTCGATTGTTATTCAAGGACACACAGATATGGTATGTGAGAAAAATCAAAATACAGTTCATGATTTTTCTAAAGACCCTATAAAACTTCAAGTTGACGGTAATTTTATAAAAGCTAGTGGAACAACTCTTGGAGCTGATAATGGAATTGCTGTTGCATATGCTCTTGCTTTACTTGATTCTAATAATTTAAAACATCCAAAATTAGAAATATTTTTAACTAGTGATGAAGAACAAGGTATGGGAGGAGCTAGTAATTTTAATTATTCAAAACTTGAAAGTAAAATTATGTTAAATATAGATACTGAAGAAGAAGGAGAATTTTATGTAAGCTGTGCTGGTGGAGCCAGAGGTATTTTTACTATTCCTTTAACATATAAAAGTAATAATTATAGTAATATTTTTCATATAAAAATTAGAGGTCTTATCGGTGGTCATTCTGGTATGGATATAATTAAAGAAAGAGCCAATGCTAATAAACTTCTTGGAAGAATTTTAAATGAACTTAATTCTAATTTTGATTTAGCACTTGTAAAAATATGGGGTGGCTCAAAAGACAACGCTATTCCAAGAGAGTCTGATGCAATTATTGCTACTAATTCTGATTTTAATGAATTAAATAATGTAATTAATAATTTAAATCAAATGTTTAATAAAGAATATTTAGGTATAGAAGAAAATATTAAGCTTACTATTGAAGTTTTAAATGAAAATATAAAAAAGATTATTTCTAAAGAAATTTCAAATAAAATAATAAATTTATTATTTTTACATTTTAATGGAATAGAATCAATGAGTAAAAATATTAATAATCTTGTTGAATCCTCTTTAAATTTAGGAGTTATAGAATCTCATAAAGATAAAATCCTATTTAAAAGTGCAATAAGAAGTTCTGTTTTAACTCGAAAAACATTAATTATACAAAAACTTTACTCTTTAGCAAAAATATTAAATATTTCTTTTAAATCAAATGCTGATTATCCTGCCTGGGAATATAAAAAAGATTCAAAAATAAGGGAAATATGCATAAAAGAATATAAAAAATTTGCAAATACTGAACCAAAAATAAAAGCTGTTCATGCTGGACTTGAATGTGGAATAATATCAGAGAAAATAAATAATATTGATATAATTTCATTTGGTCCAAACATTTTTGGAGCTCATACACCTGAAGAAAAACTGGATATAAAATCTACTAGAAGAATATATAATTTTTTAATACAATTACTTGAAAATAGTAAAAATTATTTTTAA
- the mglC gene encoding galactose/methyl galactoside ABC transporter permease MglC, with protein MKTTSKDIGKFIMDNVLYLVLFVLLFIIVIKEPTFLSIRNFKNILTQSSVRIIIALGVAGLIVTQGTDLSAGRLVGLTALVSATLLQSMDNVNKVYKSLGQIPIWVVIIIVMIVGGFFGLINGIIIAKFNVTPFIATLGTMIIIYGVNSLYYDYVGATPVAGFDERYSNFAQGAFQIGSFEIPYLIIYALIAIIFMWVLWNKTIFGKNIFAVGGNPEAATVSGVNVTSTLLKIYTLAGAFYAFGGMLEAGRIGSATNNLGFMYELDAIAACVVGGVSFSGGVGTVPGVVTGVIIFTVINYGLTYVGVNPYWQFIIKGLIIIVAVALDTIKYIKKK; from the coding sequence TTTATTTGTTCTTTTATTTATAATAGTAATTAAAGAACCAACTTTTTTAAGTATAAGAAACTTTAAAAATATTTTGACTCAATCATCAGTTAGGATAATTATAGCACTTGGAGTAGCAGGACTTATTGTTACTCAGGGAACAGACCTTTCAGCAGGACGTTTAGTTGGACTAACAGCACTTGTATCAGCGACACTATTACAATCAATGGATAATGTAAATAAAGTATACAAGTCTTTAGGTCAAATACCTATTTGGGTTGTAATAATAATTGTAATGATTGTTGGAGGATTCTTTGGTCTAATTAATGGTATAATTATAGCAAAATTTAATGTAACGCCATTTATAGCAACGCTGGGTACAATGATTATAATTTATGGGGTAAATTCATTATATTATGATTATGTTGGGGCAACTCCAGTAGCAGGATTTGATGAAAGATATAGTAATTTTGCACAAGGGGCTTTTCAGATAGGAAGTTTTGAGATACCATATTTAATTATTTATGCGCTTATAGCAATAATATTTATGTGGGTATTATGGAATAAAACAATATTTGGTAAAAATATATTTGCAGTTGGAGGGAATCCTGAAGCAGCAACTGTATCAGGGGTAAATGTAACAAGTACTTTATTAAAAATATATACTTTAGCAGGAGCTTTTTATGCATTTGGTGGTATGCTTGAAGCAGGAAGAATAGGTTCTGCTACAAATAACTTAGGATTTATGTATGAGTTAGATGCTATCGCTGCCTGTGTTGTTGGAGGAGTATCATTTAGTGGAGGAGTTGGAACTGTACCTGGAGTAGTAACAGGGGTAATTATATTTACAGTTATTAACTATGGTCTTACTTATGTAGGAGTAAATCCTTATTGGCAATTTATAATCAAAGGGTTGATTATAATTGTAGCTGTTGCACTTGATACTATAAAATACATTAAGAAAAAATAA